A DNA window from Hevea brasiliensis isolate MT/VB/25A 57/8 unplaced genomic scaffold, ASM3005281v1 Scaf7, whole genome shotgun sequence contains the following coding sequences:
- the LOC131177687 gene encoding uncharacterized protein LOC131177687 — protein sequence MKTRLPRLGISRWISYFRSSMEVFQIEPIAMNNDGNSIEESSFQQLIPPSSPEISGISGDPQVNPRVGNEYQAEIPPMISESHHFQLSLDPFDSKVTVDGSHSFLIGLPIPITWIHDTTNDRNEGCTMSNPDDSIQGTWSSKSRTTGKNNILEKKGSKQNAEPTDLGLDDGNEPKPVTLGRMEAGEANLSLLQKSNNSDPVPGSLNHPWSDVDVDSFILGLYVFGKNFVQIERFMENKDMGEILSFYYGEFYRSDGYRRWSDCQKKKRKKCIYGQKIFTGWRQQELLSRLHPHVPVHSQNDFLEVSMAFSEGKFSLEDYVSNLKAIAGIKALVDAIGIGKGKEDLTSLAMEPARSNPLLSICPIGKACSSLTSSDIIKLLTGGFRLSKARCNDIFWEAVWPRLLARGWHSEQPNNQGCMGSNHPIVFLIPGVKKFSKRKLVKGNHYFDSVSDVLSKVASEPKLIELETDVACCRSCYDENRWVA from the exons ATGAAAACCCGTTTGCCCAGGCTGGGGATTTCACGTTGGATTTCATACTTCAGGTCTTCCATGGAG GTGTTTCAGATAGAGCCAATTGCCATGAATAATGATGGCAATTCTATTGAAGAATCATCTTTTCAGCAGTTAATTCCTCCAAGCTCTCCTGAGATAAGTGGCATATCTGGAGATCCACAAGTGAATCCCCGAGTTGGCAATGAGTATCAGGCAGAAATTCCTCCCATGATATCAGAATCTCACCATTTTCAGCTTTCACTGGACCCTTTTGATTCAAAAGTCACAGTTGATGGTTCTCATTCCTTTCTAATAGGTTTACCTATCCCAATTACTTGGATTCATGACACAACAAATGACAGAAATGAAGGGTGCACAATGAGCAATCCTGATGATTCAATCCAAGGGACATGGTCAAGCAAATCAAGAACGACTGGAAAGAATAATATTCTGGAGAAGAAAGGTTCAAAACAAAATGCAGAACCAACAGATCTTGGATTGGACGATGGAAATGAACCAAAACCAGTAACTCTTGGGCGCATGGAGGCAGGAGAAGCTAACTTATCTTTGCTGCAGAAAAGCAACAATTCTGATCCTGTTCCTGGTTCATTAAATCATCCTTGGAGTGATGTCGATGTTGATAGTTTTATTCTTGGTTTATAtgtatttggtaaaaattttgttCAGATAGAGAGATTCATGGAAAACAAAGATATGGGGGAAATATTGTCCTTCTACTATGGAGAATTTTACAGGTCTGATGGATATCGCAGATGGTCAGATTGCCAGAAGAAAAAACGAAAGAAATGCATCTATGGACAGAAAATTTTTACGGGGTGGAGACAACAGGAGCTGCTCTCTCGTTTGCATCCTCATGTCCCTGTGCATTCTCAAAATGATTTTCTAGAG GTCTCTATGGCATTTTCAGAGGGGAAATTTTCTCTAGAAGATTATGTATCCAATTTAAAGGCCATTGCTGGCATTAAAGCTCTTGTAGATGCTATTGGAATCGGTAAGGGAAAGGAAGATCTAACAAGTCTTGCCATGGAACCTGCAAGAAGCAATCCTTTGTTATCTATTTGCCCAATTGGCAAAGCTTGCTCCTCTTTGACTTCCAGTGACATAATCAAGCTGTTGACTGGGGGCTTCCGTTTGAGCAAAGCCCGTTGTAACGATATATTCTGGGAAGCTGTTTGGCCCCGTTTGCTAGCAAGAGGGTGGCACTCTGAGCAACCAAACAATCAGGGTTGTATGGGTTCCAACCATCCTATAGTGTTTCTCATTCCTGGTGTTAAGAAGTTCTCAAAAAGGAAACTTGTGAAAGGTAACCACTACTTTGATTCTGTTAGTGATGTTTTGAGCAAAGTGGCATCCGAACCAAAACTTATTGAGCTTGAAACTGATGTAGCTTGTTGCAGGAGCTGCTATGATGAGAACAGGTGGGTTGCTTGA
- the LOC131177668 gene encoding probable methyltransferase At1g29790: MGRFCFPKCKLMRLMGWLQIILGGLVIIVSLASLYKFYKAGFFLHNEEICHHFYGVDDVREVFDVRALRDRIGEVLDKMEELQEKLERSVQELEKFKDQLDKTSITRLEHKRFLEQEVIRPLHSAHLSLRQIRLPRIANSTIKEEPLINTFIVEEIRKYITPKENRIGKINIYGTERIYNTIGHACVLTKKELEEYMDYDVGSYCKDDWNLAQKLLVSGCDPLPQRRCLTRASKVYQRPYPINESLWKLPDYRNVRWSNYQCRNFQCLSSKNHKRGYSKCTGCFEMEKERLKWVTNSSLPMDFLITDVLAIKPGEIRTGLDFGVGTGTFAARMRESNVTIISTALSLGAPFSEMIALRGLIPLYVTLNQRLPFFDNTMDLIHTNGLMDGWIDLMLMDFILFDWDRILRPGGLLWIDRFFCNRKDLDDYMYMFLQFRYKKHKWAISPKSKDEVYLSAVLEKPPRAI, translated from the coding sequence ATGGGAAGGTTCTGCTTCCCAAAATGCAAATTGATGAGACTAATGGGTTGGCTTCAAATCATATTGGGAGGCCTAGTTATTATTGTCAGCTTGGCAAGTCTCTACAAATTCTACAAGGCTGGGTTTTTCCTTCACAATGAAGAAATCTGCCACCATTTTTATGGTGTGGATGATGTTCGTGAGGTGTTTGATGTAAGAGCATTGAGAGATCGAATCGGTGAAGTACTTGACAAGATGGAAGAGTTACAAGAAAAGCTGGAACGCTCTGTGCAAGAATTGGAGAAGTTCAAAGATCAGTTGGATAAAACTAGCATCACAAGATTGGAGCATAAAAGGTTTTTGGAGCAGGAGGTGATTAGGCCTCTCCATAGTGCTCACCTTTCGCTTAGGCAGATTCGGCTGCCTAGGATTGCAAATTCAACAATCAAGGAGGAGCCTTTGATCAACACTTTTATTGTAGAGGAGATTCGCAAGTACATAACCCCAAAAGAAAACAGAATTGGGAAGATTAATATATATGGAACGGAGAGGATATATAACACAATAGGGCATGCTTGTGTTTTAACGAAGAAAGAATTGGAAGAATACATGGATTATGATGTAGGATCTTATTGTAAAGACGACTGGAACCTAGCTCAGAAGCTTCTGGTTAGTGGATGTGATCCCTTGCCCCAGAGACGATGCCTAACTAGGGCCTCCAAGGTGTACCAGAGGCCATACCCCATTAACGAGTCCTTGTGGAAATTGCCAGATTATAGAAATGTGAGGTGGAGCAATTATCAGTGCAGGAATTTTCAGTGCTTATCTAGCAAGAATCACAAGAGGGGTTATTCAAAGTGCACAGGTTGTTTTGAGATGGAGAAGGAAAGGCTGAAGTGGGTTACTAATAGCTCACTTCCTATGGATTTTTTAATCACAGATGTTCTAGCAATCAAGCCTGGAGAGATTCGGACCGGTCTGGATTTCGGTGTGGGAACAGGGACTTTTGCTGCAAGGATGAGAGAAAGTAATGTTACTATTATCTCCACTGCACTAAGCCTTGGGGCTCCATTCAGTGAGATGATTGCCCTTAGAGGTCTAATTCCTTTGTATGTGACATTGAATCAGCGGCTTCCATTCTTCGACAACACCATGGACTTGATTCATACCAATGGGCTTATGGATGGCTGGATTGACTTGATGTTGATGGATTTCATCCTCTTCGACTGGGATCGGATATTAAGGCCTGGAGGATTGTTATGGATTGACAGATTCTTTTGTAATAGGAAGGATCTGGATGATTATATGTACATGTTTCTTCAATTCAGATACAAGAAACACAAGTGGGCTATTTCTCCCAAATCAAAGGATGAGGTCTATCTTTCTGCAGTATTAGAAAAACCTCCAAGAGCTATCTGA